The Aneurinibacillus migulanus genome contains the following window.
GTTTTATCAGGCCGTCGGCTCTGCAGGCGTACCGCCTCCACCATCGTTCCGAATACAGAATTAGCATCCAACAAATAAATGACCGGATACCCTGAAGGAGGAGGGTCTCCCAAAGGTTGTGCTACACTAATTTGGTATGTGCGGTTTTCTGCACGTGAACGAATCACCCATTGTTCCGTATCGGGAATTTCGACCTTGTAGCGTACGCTATCCCTGAGCGTGATTATGTTCTGTTCGTTTTTTTCAAAAGCCTTTCCATCCATTTCTATCTAATCCTCCCACTTACTTGGCTAGCAGCCTGACTGTATCGTCAACAATTTTCTCATAAGCGATCAGACCGCTGCCAAGCCAATATTTATTGTCCACTTCATACACCTGTCCTTGTTTCACGGCAGGAATGTTCTTCCAGATAGGGTTTTTCATCATTTCCTTCATGTGCCCGGTACCCTGACCATAAGCATTGATCACAAAAATATAGTCCGCATCAATTTGCGGAAGTATCTCCAACGATACATTTGCACTGTTCTTTTTCTCCACTAACCTGGAAATCCCAAGTCCTAGATTCTCGTGCACAACATAACCGCACAAGTATTTGCCGCCCATCAGGCTAACACCTTTGGCAGCAAAGCGGATAATCGCTACCTTTTTTCCTCCTACCGCTTTATCTAACTTTTCCTTTGCGTTGTTTACTTTTTGTTGATAAGCCTGTAACGCATTATCAGCTTCGTTAGACTTACCGAGCAGTTCTCCTAGTATAGTCAGAGACTTTTCGATATTTCCAGAAGCATTGTTAAACACATAGGTTGGCGCGATTTTGGAATAACTCTCATAAGTGCCATTTTGGGCAAAAGTCGCAGTGTGCAGAATAATCAGGTCGGGATTGTAGGTCATTAACACCTCTGGCGATGGCAGTCCTCCTGAGAGGTCAATCTTCGGCACATCCTTCAATTCCTCTTGTAGATAGTCGTGTCCCCTGTTACCGTTGGACCACTGAGCCACTGGCTTTACGCCCAGCTTAATCAGAGAATCCTCTAGATTGGGGGCGAAAATTCTCTTGGGCTCTACAGGAACTTTAATCTCATGGCCAAGCTCGTCTATTACCATCCGCTCACCGGACAGTTCTGAGCTTTTCTCCCCTGATACAGAAGCTGTTGAAATCGCACTCTGCTGTTCGGACGTTTTCATACTGTTCTCCATATTGGAGCTGCAGGCTGTTAGTAAGCTTCCTATAAGCACACAGCATAACAATGCCAAAGTCCATGCTTTAAAGGCAGTCCTAAACACGGTACATCCCCTCCTTTGATAATAATTCTCAATTAAATTGAGTATAAATCATGAGGGCAAGATTCACCATAGACGTTATCCGGAAAAGTATTTGGACAATTTCCTGTTGTTAACTAACAGAGTGACAGAGCGGGAAGAGATTCTATATCTTCTTCTTTAAGATTTCTTAGTCCAGATAGCTGCTTTCCTGTAATTTTCCATGTATAGAAATCGATTCTTAAGACAAACTAAGCGTTAGGACAACCGAAAGGGCTGATTCCATGTCACGTAACAAGCTGTTAGTACCAGGAAGCGAGGATGTGCTTGAGGCTATGAAAAATGAAATCGCCAATGAATTTGGTATTGAACTCGGTGCAGACCAAACAGCCAGGAATAACGGTAAAGTTGGTGGAGAGATGGTCAAAAGGTTGATCCGAATGGGAGAACAAGAGCTTTTGAAAAGAAATTCTCAATAGCTCATCCCTTTTTAAAGGGCCACTCATTATTTGAGTGGTCTTTATGTCTCTTTTTTTCGACAGCATAAAGGATTACTTATATTTGCTTATGATAAAAACGGATCGCTTATTAGGCAAAATAAAAGCAGCCTTGTATGTAACGGCTGCTAAATACTGTATTTTCTCCTCTTTAAGTAACAACATCACACTATATCTTTACATAATCCTTTCGTTAAGAAACCCCGATTCATCAAGGAAAAACCCGAGAAATTTGTTAAAAATATGAGTAATTTTACAAAAGCGCATGATATTTTCGGAAATCTATCTAAAATTATCAGATATTTCCCTTAACCGCTTTTGATTATTGAAAAAAAATAAATATATTAATAATTAAAGTTAGCACTCACTAATATGGAGTGCTAACAAAACATTTAAAAAGGGAGGCTGAACACCGATGTTGAAACCCTTGGGTGATCGAGTTGTCATCGAACCACAAAAGCAAGAAGAAGTGACGGCCAGCGGTATCGTCCTTCCCGAAAAGGCAAAGGAAAAACCAATTCAGGGCAAGATAATTGCCATCGGCCGAGGGCGTTTAAACAATGGCACAGTGGTTCCCCTCGATGTACACGTAGGTGACGTAGTTCTTTACAACAAATATGCGGGAACCGAAATCAAAGTTGAACAACAAGAATATCTCATCATGAGAGAGTCCGACATTTTAGCAATTCTGGAGCCTTCTGTTAAAAAGGAGCTGGTTACAAATGGCTAAACAAATTCTATTCAGTGAGAATTCTCGCCGTACTATGCTACGTGGGGTTGATACACTGGCAAATGCTGTGAAAGTTACGCTTGGTCCAAAAGGGCGAAACGTTGTTCTTGAGAAAAAGTTTGGTTCTCCACTCATTACGAATGATGGGGTTACGATTGCCAAAGAAATTGAGCTTGAAGATCCACTTGAAAATATGGGTGCAAAATTAGTAAAAGAAGTCGCTACCAAAACAAATGATGTGGCCGGAGACGGAACAACGACGGCTACGGTGCTTGCCCAAGCGATGATTCGTGAGGGGCTAAAAAACGTTACCTCTGGTGCGAATCCCATGGTTATCCGAAAAGGCATTGAAAAAGCCACCCGTGTTGCTGTCGAACAAATCAAAAAAATAGCGAAGCCTGTGGAAAAGAAAAATGAAATTGCCCAAGTAGCCGCTATCTCTGCAGCAGATGAGGAGATTGGTCATTTAATCGCGGAAGCGATGGAAAAAGTCGGAAAAGATGGGGTTATCACCGTTGAAGAATCGAAAAGGTTTCTTACTGAACTCGAAACCGTTGACGGAATGCAATTTGATAGAGGGTACATATCGCCCTATATGATTACCGATACCGATAAGATGGAAGCTGTATTGGATGATCCTTATATTCTAATCACAGACAAAAAGGTATCGAACCTACAAGATTTGCTGCCTATGTTAGAAAAGGTCGTACAACAAGGGAAACCTCTTCTGCTCATTGCAGAGGACGTGGAAGGGGAAGCTCTTGCCACTCTGGTGGTCAATAAACTACGGGGAACCTTTACGTGCGTAGCCGTGAAAGCTCCTGGCTTCGGTGACAGACGCAAAGCGATGCTGCAGGATATTGCTGTTCTAACCGGTGGGCAAGTGATTACGGAGGAAGTTGGTCTTAATTTGAAGGGTGCGAACATCGAACATATGGGACGGGCTCGCCAAGTTCATGTTACAAAGGAACATACGACCATCATCGACGGTTCCGGACGGAAACAGGATATTGATGACCGTGTACAGCAGATAAAAAAACAAATGGAAGAAACAACTTCCGATTTCGATCGAGAGAAACTACAGGAGCGATTAGCGAAACTGGCCGGAGGTGTTGCTGTCATTAAAGTTGGAGCGGTGACGGAAACGGAAATGAAGGAGAAAAAATTACGTATTGAAGACGCTCTAAACTCGACCCGTGCAGCAGTTGAAGAAGGGATTGTGGCTGGTGGCGGTGTTGCTCTCATTCATGCAATCCAAGCTGTAGAAGATGTTAAAACCAACAGTAGCGACGAAATGACGGGGGTAAACATTGTCCGTCATGCTCTAGAAGCACCCATTCGTACCATCGCTTCCAATGCGGGAATTGATGGTTCCATCGTTGTTGAGCGAATTAAAAATGAGGAAGCTGGGATCGGTTATAACGCGTCTACCGGTGAATGGGTCAATATGATGGAACAAGGGATCATTGATCCTGCCAAGGTTACCCGTTCCGCTCTTCAGAACGCGGCTTCCGTTGCCTCTATTTTCCTAACAACTGAATGTGTGGTCAGTGAAAAACCAGAACCTAAAAAAGCGGGTAGCGGGGCAATGCCTGATACGGAAATGTAAGAGAAAACTCGCCCGTTTCGGGCGGGTTTTCCTCGAGGGGTGATCGTGTGCGTGAGTATTTGCTCTACTGCATCTACTGCAACGAATATACTTCACTTGGAAAACACGTTGAAAAAGAGGGCCATTTTGAAGGTGAATACTCTTTATTGTATAACCAGCGGATAAATAACGATGATATCCTTTGCCGGTTCCTTATTCGGCACGTCGGTCATGATCTAAGGATGTACTACAGCCCAACAGATGACTATTCTGATGTTCTTAAAAAAGCGGATCGCTTCATGGATGCAGACATCGACACTATCGTTGAGTTAACAGTCGACCGTGAGGCACAAAAAGTCAATGAAATACAAATGGAGCGCGGGCTGGGTCAACTGCAGCTTAACGTACTAAACAAACTATTGGATGAAGCGGTGAATATTATTTCCAAATTACCGACCAACACGTCGGCAGAGGCCCAATTTCTACTTGGAAAAGAGGAAGGACTAAAGCAGGCGCAAGCCATATTGAAAGACCTTATGGATAAAACAAACACACTCTATAAATAGGGTCTTTTATTTTCAAAGATTGACCTCTTGTATCGAAACCTTGCTTATCCCTTTCTATAGTAAAAGTGAAAAGGAAATGACTCGATCTTTATGGGAGGAAATCAATATGAAAGAGTTGTGCATTTATTGTGGCGAAGAACTCGCATCCTGGCAAAGAAACCGAAGTTACTGCACAATGTGTAAGGAAGCAATGGAAGAGGTTTATAGTGATGATATGTATGATAACGATAAATAAAAATACTGGGGTTAGATGTAGATTCTAGAACAGAGTAAATACTATCCGTAAATGTTCAAAAAAGGAGGAGTTCAAAATGGCTGCAAAAGCAGGACGCAGACGTAGAAAAATTGAGCATTTCCTTCGAAAAGAATTTAAAAAGGTGGACAATCAAGCAAAACGGCAGCCCCCAGAATATGTTTTTAGTCTGGTTGAAAAGAGCACTTCAAATACTGCATCAGTAAATAAACGAAATAAACTAGCAGAGATGGATATTGGAACCCCCCTTAATCCCATATTCTGATGCTTTAAATATATTCCTATAATAATAACTCCTAAAAACTTTCGGGTTTATAGGCTCCCCATCAAGTTAAAGTTTTATTGCCCCCCAGAACAAAGCTTTCAGGCTTTCTTTGTAACAAAGAGGCTTATTTACCGTTTTGGGGGTGACTTGTTTTCTTATATACATCTTACTTTATAAATGTACATATTCTTGTGGTAGGAAGTAAGAAAAGAAGGAAGGGCGGTGGACGGGAGCGGTCGGAACAAACACGGCCGCCTTTTTTCTGCCGAGGCGTAGGGCGTATCCATCCTCCTCTCCCCTACCAAAAACAAAAGGGAAAGGTAAACATTATATTCACCTCTCCCTATATGACAATATTCATCAAATATTATATTCTATCATTATCACTTTTTTATTATCAACTAATTCCACCTTGTGCATCACAACGGAACTCTACACTTGCTCTATGAGTCGAATAAACACCATCTAATTTCAATTCTCCTCCAATACTAATTTCAAATGTACGAGCAGCATCAATTAGTCTTGGGGTATAACCTGTTTGTTTCCAGGTTCCTTTTGATGTTCTCGAAGTTAAAGAGTTAATCGTCTTAAAAAATTGTCTCTTAGCAGTATGATTATACTCTGTCTCAAAAGAACCTGTAACATATAAACCTACAGCTACGCCTTCAGAATAAATCTGCGTCTCCTTCGTTTTTGAAATTCCAGCAATATCAACAGGACCGGATGGATTTGATAATTGGAAATTTTCAAATCTCAAATTAGCTCTAGCAATTGCTTTTTGTCTAAATTCTTCCGGCTCAACCCAATCTTCCTCAGTAAACTCATCAAAAGGTGCAACCCACATATTCGTACCCTCATGATCCGCCACTACTTCTTCGATAATTTTAACATATTGCTTATAATACGCTTCTTTTTGTTCTTGTGTCAGTTTTGCTTGATCCACTGATACACCTTCAACGTTTTTAGTAGTGATTTCTGTTGCAAAAACTGATGAAGAGGCGATTGGTGCTGCCATTAATCCCAATAACGAAATAATGGCTACATACTTTTTTAGATACTTATTCAATTTCCCTCCTCCTTTTTAAAGATTAGTAATATATTTACAATCGCACTCTACCATAAGTTGCAAATTACTAAAATACTTTATTTTACATTTTAGGAAATATACATTAAAAAAGATTATTGATTATCTATTTTTAGACAGACTACTCCCGTATAAGTTGACGGGTAAAACCTACAAAGCTCACAGGAGAAACCAAACGTACCGTTTTACGCTCTTCATCTAACACTTTAAGAATAAGATAAGCAATAAGGGCCGCAAGAAGCGAACCTTCGTAAGAAGAATCGCTCCTAAATAACAAGACTGATACTTAAATGACAATAAAATTGTTTAAAAATATGGATAATCAACAGGTGTGATGTTTTATTTTTTTACAGCATGAAGGTAGTGAATGGTTTCAAAGGCTGATAGGTAATCTTTTCGATTGCTAAAATAAAGTTCATTAATTTTAGCCGGTGATAAATGTTCATAAATAAGTAAACCTGATTTTTCTAATATATTCTCTAATTCATCATAAGAAAAGCACGATTTCATTGGTTCTCCACTTGCTGCAGCCATTTTCACCATGTTTTCCACTCGATTAGAGAGTCCTTTTTCTTCAAATAATTTTTCGTCTGCATAATCGAAAACGATGGAACTTCCTGATGGGACTTTGGCAAATAAATGATCGAACAAGCTTGAATTTTCCTCTTTCGTTAAATAATAAGAAACACCTAAAAGACTAAAGAAAGTTTTTCTGTTAAAATCAAACCCTTCATCTATTAGATTTCGATAGGAAAACTTTTTGGTGAAATCCATAGAAACAAAATGAAGAGTACTCGGGATTTTAAAATTAGCTTCATCCAATCTTTTCTTTTTAAATTGTTGTGTAGCTGGATAATCAATTTCAAATATTTCTAGACTGCTATCCAATTCCGGATGTCTAAAACAAAAAGTATCTAAGCCAGCTCCAAGTATGACATATTGTTTTAATCCTAACATCACTTCATGAAGTACTACCTTTTCGCAATATGCAGCACGTGCCAAGGGCGTCGGAGAAAGTTGAATCTGTGTAATCCATTTTAATATTTCTTCTGTATTCCCCTTAAATTTTTGCGCGATATCTTTGTTGAAGAACTGTATGCCTTGCACCATATTCTCTTTGATGTCATTGAATTCTTTTTGTGAAATTAAATCTTTGGCGATATAGTCATTAAAGATTTTAGGGGTATCAAATTGACTATGATAAGCTCTGCTAAAAGCTGATATTAATGAAGTTAAACTGGATTCACTTTTTTTCATGCAAACACACTCCTTCATTTTAGAGCAAAAAAATAAGATTCCCCTGGCCAGGAGAATCTTATTATACACATTAATAATATAAAAGTAAATTATAGCACAAATAAATTATTTTGTCAAGTGTAAATCGTTATTCGTAACTGTTTTCATACAAATATTTACACCTAGTTTAGTCAAAAATCAACACGAAGCTTTAACATAGCCCAACTAAAAAATAAGTAACTGGACTCTTGTAAAAAATTTGTCGAAAAATGAGCAATAAAAAAGGACATTCCGACCTTTTATAGAAGTTTGGGCTACCACACCTAAAACCACTCAAAAGGAGAATGTCCACTTTTATGGTAACTTTTCACTCTTCTATCGTCAAGTTTGTTTTTGCGCTGAATTTACTCTTATCGAAGCCACAACACCGACATTTGCTTGCTTTTCTTCATGGCATCATTCTTTGCGAGGGCCGAGTCAACATCAGCCAAATTCGACGATCATCCAACCATGATCGCGACCTTAGTTGTATGACTCGCTTTTTACAGGAATCTCCTTGGAACCCCCAATACGTTACGAAGCAGCGGCTTTCCTATTTGATGGAAACCATTCGCCAGACGCGTGCCAAATGGGGAGATACACGTCCGATTACGTTCCTGATTCTAGACGACACACAATGTAAAAAAGAACGTTCCACTGTGAAAATGGAGGGTCTCGATTTTCATTATTCTCATTCAGAAGGAAAATCGGTCTGGTCTCATTCGCTCGTGACGGCTCATGTGGTAACGGATGATCTCTCGGTTGCCTGGGATTTTCGTTCCTATTTTCGAAAGGAAGACTGCAAAGAGCGAAACGTCCCGTTCAAAAGTAAAAATGACCTGGCGATTGAACTCCTTGAAACCTATTCTTCTTCACCAGATGAACACGTATATGTCCTGATCGACAGCTGGTACACCAGTAAAAAGCTGATCGATGCCTGTACCAAAAAGGGATTTCATGTCATTGGTGCGTTTCGCTCGAATCGAATGATCGCTCCGTTTGGGATGAAAATCAAAACGTCCACATTTGCGTCCACCATTCTTCGCCCGACTGACCTCTGCCCCGTTACCGTAGACGGTCAGACGTATAAGGTGTACGCGTATGAAGGACCGCTGAGCAACATGGAAAATGTGCGTGTGTTTCTGTCCTGGGAAGACAAGTTTGACCCGAAAAAACTACCGTTTTGCCTACTGTGTACGGATACCAGCCTGGATGTCGTGACCGTCCTGCGCCACTATGCCGTACGCTGGCAAATCGAAGTTGGGTATCGGTACTTTAAGGAGTTGCTTGGTTTCGATCAGTACCAGCACCTTTCGCACAAAGGGATCGAACGATTTTGGACGATTCAGTTTCTGGCGTATACGTTTCTTGCGCTTGAACAGGCGAAAGGAAAACGCCATTCGCCGTCGCTCACATTAGGAGATGTGGTACGTCGTATTCGAAAGGACTGTATGGGGCAGCTCATTTTGTATGCCTATGAACAAGGATGGGCACAAAAACCTCTGGTTGAAGTGCTTAAAAATCTAAGACTATCCTCGTAATCGTTACATTTTATTCTTTTACGCCACCCGTATGCCCATTTTTGGGATCGGACGGAAAAATGCAAGAGTCCAGTAAGTAACACAAATAGACGCAGACAAGGTTTTATGCGTCTATTTGCTAAATGAAGCCTTGATGGAACATCGTTAGGGCTATTTATGTTGTTTACTTGAGTATTATTGATCGCTACTTAGCGATCAAATTGTCAACTTTCATCAGAAATTTTACGTATGTGAGGTTAACGGAATTGCTCATATCAAACCTGTGAAATCAACATCGCAATAAAAGGTGCCATCTACTCCATCCACCTATAATCACAAAAATAACTCCGCCAATAGTATGGTCACCTTTCATACTGGTCCACAAGCTACCGCCGCTCTTTTTTATATTAGAATCAGAAATCCAGCAGCACTTAAGATTCAATCAATCCGCTGCCTCCGGCTGCTCCACATAAATTCTAAATAACTGAATGTATAACACGATACTAATGAATGCAAACACCAAAATGATACTGAATATTCCCATAGGCGGCATCCAACTAGACAGGAAAACTGTCATCGGCGCCAAACATTTCCCGATCGTGGATTGCAAGCTATCGGCTCCCATATATTGTCCTCTTGCATGCTCCGGGGCATAGCGGCTAATAAAGCTTTGTGTCACTGGAGAACGTACAATCTCACCAAAGGTAAAGATTATCGTAACGAAAAACAAGAACCATATATTGTTGTTCAGTCCAAGGGAGAATGTGCCTAATCCGGACAACAACGATGACAGAATAAATACATTGCGTTCTTTCCAATTACGGAACCATTTCGTAACAGGAAGAATAAATAGAACAAACAAAAGACCGTTTAACCCCAGTACCCACCCAAATATCTCCGTACTGGATAACATAAGGGAATCACCATTCCATGTGAATAGAGCCTGAGCAGGAACATTATTGATCACGTATACGGCCAAATATAGATCCAGTTGCATAATGGGTACCAAGGCAAAGATGCCTGCCAAAATATAAACCAGGAACACCTTATCGCGAAAAATAATACCATATCCCTTCCACTGTTCCTTTAATACATGCGTAATCGAAGTTGAACCTTCCCGGCTTTTCGCCGAATGTGGCAACGTTTCATGAACCATGATATAAATTGCGATAAAATATAGCAGCAAGACCAATGCGCAGGTCCACAACAGTTCTTGCCGGTAACGGAAGAAGAAAATGGCTCCAAGTGCAGGCCCAAGCACTGCACCAATGTTATTGGCCGTCATAAACGTTGCGAATATCTGACGAAGGTTTTGTGCGGGAACCAGGTCAGCAACCATAGCGGAGCTTGCAGGCCTATAGATGGCTGCCCCGAGCCCAATACCGATAAATGCGATATAATCAATCCAATGGGACGGCGACACCGCAAACAGTGCAAACATCACCGTCTGAAGCAAGGCACCTAGCAGCATCACGGGACGCCGCCCTAATCGGTCCGCCCAAGCTCCCCCGATCAGACTTCCTATAATGCTAAATATCGGAGGGACTGTCATCAAAATGCCTGCAATATGATTGCCTAATGCCCCACCAAAATATACGGTTATAAACGGAAAGTACATCCAAAACAGCATGTTAAACAGTGCTTCTCCGATTAATCTAACTTTCAAATTGTTATTCCATAAACGTATTTGCACAAGCCCCTCCCCTTTCCACAACAACACATGTTAAATTTAAAAATATATACACTACGGAAGTTTCCCGGCCGGGTATACAAACTATAGAACATTATTCTGACAAAATATAGACTTATAATTATAGATGGTTTATACTGATAATATGGAAGTCAAATATACCCAAATTTATTTTAACTGCTTCAAAAAACGAACATTCGTTCTAAAATAAAAAAGACGCTCCCGTCGGAAGCGTCTTTTTTGGTGCGGAACGTTATCTTCTTTTTTTGCGGCTCGTCATTAACCGGTCAACTTCATCAATTATGCCCCCAGAATTTTCATGATACCAAGCTATTTCACCAAGCTCGCCGTACCGATAGCCATCCGCCTCCTAGTTACAGACGACACCTCACCATCATCACTTACCGAGTAACATTTCTTTAGATCCAAGTGCTGAGAAAGCAAATTACAAAATGGGATTGCATCATTCTTCTACTTCAACATACTTAACTTCTCAATCGCTTGTTGTTCGGTCGGCAAGAAAAAGATAGCGTTTCCGCTGTTACATTCATAGATGAAATCTTGAAGGCTTTGACTTGAATACACAGAAAAATCTCCAACAATTGCAACCTTCACACGATAATTGCTGAACTTCTGAAGGATTTCGCCTGCAAGACGTGTTTTCAAATCGAAAAAGCTTTCGCTTAGTAAGGATTTGTTTATAATGATACGATCACAGCATGCTTCATATTGTACGGTTGCCATAAAATCCAATGCTGACTGAACATCTTCTATTAATATCTCACTGCTGCTCACGACGGCAATATTTCCCCCACCTACTTCTACCTTCGCTATATCCATTATGCTCCTAAAGTGTAATCAAGAAATTTCTTAGCTTATTTTTTTATGTTTCATACCTAAATGCATCCTAAAAACGAAAAAACGTATATTTTTAAGATGAAATACAGTCTATATGGAGCTGTTCATGCGCCTGTCTGATATCCATCAAAAAATAAACCCTGGTTTTGGAATATATCCAATAACCAGGATCTACTTTATTGCCTGCGAAGCTATTCAATTTCTTCCTGTGTAAGCTCGATTAATTCAGCCATAGTTTCGTTATCCATTCCTTTTTGTATCATGCTCAAGGCAACTTTCATGACGTTCCTTTTGATGGATCTATTCTTTTTTATTCGCTACTTTAATCTGCTCGTGTTTTGATCATCTGTTTGAGTCCCCACTGGAACAGCCTTGCTAACTCCTAAAACGTAATAACTAATCACGACGATACCCAAGAAAACAATTCCTGCAATAAGGGAGATGCGTGTATCATCATTAAACCACATCCCGATTAATACCATAAGCAAAAAGGCAATCGTTACGTAGTTTGTCACTGGAGCAAGAGGCATTTTGAATGGATGAGTATCCATTACAGCTCCTTGTGCTTTTCTGAATTTGATTTGACTAATTAGAATAATAAACCACGGAACCATACCAGGAAGTACACTAGCACTGTAGACATACACAAATAGATTTTTTGGGGCAAGATAGCTCAGGATAACACCAACGCCCAGACCTACTAGTACGCCAATCGTTCCCAGCAAAGGCACACCATTATGAGAAAGCTTCGTAAATATTTTTGGTGCTTGTCCATTTACTCCTAATGTATAAAGCATACGTCCTGCACTATAAATCCCACTATTGCATCCAGACATGGCAGCGGTGATGATAACAAAGTTAATGAACCCTGCTGCTACTGTAATACCAATTTTCGCAAAAGTTGCAACGAACGGGCTGCCAATCGCTTGTAATTGATCCCAAGGGTAAACGGTTACAATTACAAAAATCGCGCCAATATAGAAGATCAAAATACGCCAAATAATACTTTGAATCGCACTCGTTAACGTTTTCTTCGGGTCTTTTGCCTCGCCTGCTGTAATCCCGATCAGTTCGACACCTTGATAAGCTCCAATCACTAACGACAAAGCAAAGAAGAAGCCTGACCAGCCGCCAGTAAAGAAGCCCCCATGTTCCCAAAGATTCGATAATCCGATTGCGTTTCCTCCATTGCCAATTCCAAAGAAAATCAGTCCAATCCCTGCAATAATCATTAAGACGATGGTTACGATTTTTATCATCGCAAACCAAAACTCAAATTCACCAAATGATTTAACAGAGAATAAGTTTGCTGCACCGAGAATCACCATTGCGATAATGCCTGGTACCCAAGTGGGTAAATCCGGAAACCAGTACTGCATATAAGTCCCTACGGCAATAATTTCTGACATCCCGACGACGACCCATTGGAACCAGTTACTCCAAGCCGTTAGATAACCTGCTAAGGGATGAATGTACTTATGGCCAAAGGTCGCAAATGAACCTGTGCTTGGTTCCAAGTACAGCATTTCCCCCATTGCACGCATAATGAAAAATATAAAAATTCCTGCAATCGCATACGCAAGCATGACGGACGGACCTGTCCATTTAATCGTGCTTGCCGATCCCATAAATAGCCCGACACCAATTGTACCGCCCAAAGCAATCATCTGAATGTGACGGGCTTCCAGGGATCTTTTCAATTCTTTGTTTGCCACTTTTGTTTCTCTTCCTTTCTGCCACTGCTAGTGGTAATTTAGGAAAGCTGCTAGAGCACTCTCTTTTCAATCCACACCGATGAAGCTGGCACTTATTTTTTATTTATCAAAAAACTTTTTTACGAGACATTCTAACCAGATAGAAAGGCTATTCAGCT
Protein-coding sequences here:
- a CDS encoding ABC transporter substrate-binding protein; the protein is MKTSEQQSAISTASVSGEKSSELSGERMVIDELGHEIKVPVEPKRIFAPNLEDSLIKLGVKPVAQWSNGNRGHDYLQEELKDVPKIDLSGGLPSPEVLMTYNPDLIILHTATFAQNGTYESYSKIAPTYVFNNASGNIEKSLTILGELLGKSNEADNALQAYQQKVNNAKEKLDKAVGGKKVAIIRFAAKGVSLMGGKYLCGYVVHENLGLGISRLVEKKNSANVSLEILPQIDADYIFVINAYGQGTGHMKEMMKNPIWKNIPAVKQGQVYEVDNKYWLGSGLIAYEKIVDDTVRLLAK
- a CDS encoding alpha/beta-type small acid-soluble spore protein; the protein is MSRNKLLVPGSEDVLEAMKNEIANEFGIELGADQTARNNGKVGGEMVKRLIRMGEQELLKRNSQ
- the groES gene encoding co-chaperone GroES, whose protein sequence is MLKPLGDRVVIEPQKQEEVTASGIVLPEKAKEKPIQGKIIAIGRGRLNNGTVVPLDVHVGDVVLYNKYAGTEIKVEQQEYLIMRESDILAILEPSVKKELVTNG
- the groL gene encoding chaperonin GroEL (60 kDa chaperone family; promotes refolding of misfolded polypeptides especially under stressful conditions; forms two stacked rings of heptamers to form a barrel-shaped 14mer; ends can be capped by GroES; misfolded proteins enter the barrel where they are refolded when GroES binds), whose translation is MAKQILFSENSRRTMLRGVDTLANAVKVTLGPKGRNVVLEKKFGSPLITNDGVTIAKEIELEDPLENMGAKLVKEVATKTNDVAGDGTTTATVLAQAMIREGLKNVTSGANPMVIRKGIEKATRVAVEQIKKIAKPVEKKNEIAQVAAISAADEEIGHLIAEAMEKVGKDGVITVEESKRFLTELETVDGMQFDRGYISPYMITDTDKMEAVLDDPYILITDKKVSNLQDLLPMLEKVVQQGKPLLLIAEDVEGEALATLVVNKLRGTFTCVAVKAPGFGDRRKAMLQDIAVLTGGQVITEEVGLNLKGANIEHMGRARQVHVTKEHTTIIDGSGRKQDIDDRVQQIKKQMEETTSDFDREKLQERLAKLAGGVAVIKVGAVTETEMKEKKLRIEDALNSTRAAVEEGIVAGGGVALIHAIQAVEDVKTNSSDEMTGVNIVRHALEAPIRTIASNAGIDGSIVVERIKNEEAGIGYNASTGEWVNMMEQGIIDPAKVTRSALQNAASVASIFLTTECVVSEKPEPKKAGSGAMPDTEM
- a CDS encoding class I SAM-dependent methyltransferase is translated as MKKSESSLTSLISAFSRAYHSQFDTPKIFNDYIAKDLISQKEFNDIKENMVQGIQFFNKDIAQKFKGNTEEILKWITQIQLSPTPLARAAYCEKVVLHEVMLGLKQYVILGAGLDTFCFRHPELDSSLEIFEIDYPATQQFKKKRLDEANFKIPSTLHFVSMDFTKKFSYRNLIDEGFDFNRKTFFSLLGVSYYLTKEENSSLFDHLFAKVPSGSSIVFDYADEKLFEEKGLSNRVENMVKMAAASGEPMKSCFSYDELENILEKSGLLIYEHLSPAKINELYFSNRKDYLSAFETIHYLHAVKK
- a CDS encoding IS701 family transposase, whose amino-acid sequence is MVTFHSSIVKFVFALNLLLSKPQHRHLLAFLHGIILCEGRVNISQIRRSSNHDRDLSCMTRFLQESPWNPQYVTKQRLSYLMETIRQTRAKWGDTRPITFLILDDTQCKKERSTVKMEGLDFHYSHSEGKSVWSHSLVTAHVVTDDLSVAWDFRSYFRKEDCKERNVPFKSKNDLAIELLETYSSSPDEHVYVLIDSWYTSKKLIDACTKKGFHVIGAFRSNRMIAPFGMKIKTSTFASTILRPTDLCPVTVDGQTYKVYAYEGPLSNMENVRVFLSWEDKFDPKKLPFCLLCTDTSLDVVTVLRHYAVRWQIEVGYRYFKELLGFDQYQHLSHKGIERFWTIQFLAYTFLALEQAKGKRHSPSLTLGDVVRRIRKDCMGQLILYAYEQGWAQKPLVEVLKNLRLSS